Proteins from a single region of Apium graveolens cultivar Ventura chromosome 7, ASM990537v1, whole genome shotgun sequence:
- the LOC141673289 gene encoding uncharacterized protein LOC141673289 — protein sequence MANCCSKGSNFFGVIQRLYTLFSSSTQRWEILKKFVNGLTLKPLCATRWESHIESVRAVRFQTSKLRDALVHLSNVTQDSMIRCAARSLVENEIESFEFLFSMCIWFNLLNIINAVNKFLQLEDIDIDIALSRLEELINFFKEFRQINYPNAWIAYRIVVTIPVTVVEAERTFSRLKLIKTYLRSSMSQDKLNGLALLSIESELTSSLDYSKII from the coding sequence ATGGCAAACTGTTGTAGCAAGGGGTCTAATTTTTTTGGGGTTATACAAAGATTATACACTTTGTTTTCATCTTCAACACAACGATGGGAAATTCTCAAGAAATTTGTTAACGGCCTAACATTAAAGCCACTGTGTGCAACAAGATGGGAAAGTCACATCGAAAGCGTGAGAGCGGTAAGATTTCAGACTTCTAAACTAAGAGATGCATTGGTTCATCTTAGTAATGTAACTCAAGACTCTATGATAAGGTGTGCAGCTAGAAGTTTAGTTGAAAATGAAATTGAGAGTTTTGAGTTTCTATTTTCTATGTGCATCTGGTTTAACTTGTTAAATATCATTAATGCAGTTAATAAGTTCTTACAACTTGAAgatattgatattgatattgCATTGTCAAGATTGGAAGAACTTATAAATTTCTTTAAAGAGTTTAGACAAATAAATTATCCAAATGCTTGGATAGCTTATAGAATCGTTGTGACCATTCCTGTTACAGTGGTAGAGGCGGAAAGGACATTTTCTAGATTGAAACTGATCAAAACTTATCTCCGCTCTTCGATGTCTCAAGATAAACTTAATGGATTGGCTTTATTGTCTATTGAAAGTGAGCTGACAAGTTCTCTAGATTATAGCAAAATCATATAG
- the LOC141671617 gene encoding mechanosensitive ion channel protein 10-like, which translates to MATNVSSNAKNGEISMLDTKKSGDVVVMVSGQEKDAKNSPRRLSSDSHFEGVRFAPIGTPSPEHARFAPSPNRPPKIPTKETIAPRKALARSVYSKPKSRFGEQPISVESYMLEEDSSFMQDCLKSSGNSPARNMSTQASPNSRAASAHTSFKDMNRNVSMNTPRTPLMASPGGVLVDEDEEIYKKVSSRNKLKYKKVKIKVLMEWLVFLVILGSLISCLTIDKLEHTRIWGLELWKWSMLVMVTFSGMLFTNWFMHFVVLVIEMNYLFKKKVLYFVHGLKKSAQVCLWWTLILITWLSLFNNGVHRSATATRVLDYITWTIVSVLICSFLWLFKTLLLKMLASSFHVNTFFDRIQESIFHQYVLQILSGPPLLESAGMLGRANSASQFSFRSTKKGKPGKEETKKAVIDINKLHQIKQEKVSAWTMKILVDVISNSGLSTISSSLDETDYYGNNEQTDKEITNEMEAIAAAYHIYSNVAQPNSKYIYDIDLRRFMLKEEVDFVFPLIDIAETGQIDKKALTEWVVKVYNGRKALAHALNDTKTAVKQLNTLVTVILIVIILVVWLLLVEIATTKVLLFLSSQLVAAAFLFGNTCKTIFEAIIFVFVMHPFDVGDRCVIDGVQMIVEEMNILTTVFLRYDMEKIYYPNSVLATKPISNFYRSPDMGDSLEFSICFRTPVEKIGSLREKIKKYLERTPQYWHPNHNLVVKEIENVNKIKMALFFNHTMNFQEFGEKNRRRSELVIEMKKIFEELGIKYNLLPQEVQVVNSNAAR; encoded by the exons ATGGCTACAAATGTTAGTAGTAATGCAAAGAATGGGGAAATTAGTATGCTTGATACCAAAAAAAGTGGTGATGTTGTTGTCATGGTCTCTGGCCAAGAAAAAGATGCCAAGAACTCGCCACGCAGACTTTCGAGTGATTCTCATTTTGAAGGTGTGAGGTTTGCACCAATAGGAACTCCTTCCCCTGAGCATGCTAGGTTTGCTCCTAGTCCTAATAGGCCTCCTAAAATCCCAACAAAGGAAACTATAGCACCACGAAAAGCTCTTGCTAGATCAGTGTACTCGAAACCTAAGTCAAGATTTGGTGAGCAGCCAATTTCAGTTGAGTCGTATATGCTTGAAGAGGATAGTTCTTTTATGCAAGATTGTTTGAAATCTAGTGGTAATTCGCCTGCTAGAAATATGTCTACTCAGGCATCGCCTAATAGTAGAGCTGCTTCGGCTCATACTTCGTTTAAAGATATGAATAGGAATGTTTCGATGAATACTCCTAGGACGCCTTTGATGGCGTCTCCGGGGGGCGTTTTGGTGGATGAGGATGAAGAGATTTATAAAAAAGTAAGTAGCCGAAACAAGTTGAAGTACAAAAAGGTGAAAATTAAGGTTTTGATGGAGTGGCTGGTGTTTCTAGTAATTTTGGGAAGTTTGATTTCATGCTTGACCATTGATAAATTGGAGCATACAAGGATATGGGGATTGGAGTTGTGGAAATGGTCTATGCTTGTAATGGTTACTTTTTCGGGTATGTTATTCACTAATTGGTTTATGCATTTTGTGGTGTTGGTGATTGAGATGAACTATTTGTTCAAAAAGAAGGTGTTATATTTTGTTCACGGCTTGAAGAAGAGTGCCCAGGTCTGTCTTTGGTGGACTTTGATTCTTATAACTTGGCTTTCGTTGTTCAACAATGGGGTTCATCGATCAGCCACTGCAACTCGAGTTCTAGATTATATCACGTGGACTATTGTATCTGTGCTCATATGCTCATTCTTGTGGCTGTTTAAGACATTGCTTCTTAAGATGTTGGCTTCTTCTTTCCATGTAAACACGTTCTTTGATAGAATTCAAGAATCAATTTTCCATCAATATGTTCTCCAGATCCTGTCAGGGCCTCCGCTTCTGGAGTCGGCTGGGATGCTAGGAAGAGCAAACAGTGCCAGTCAATTTAGTTTCCGAAGTACGAAGAAAGGGAAGCCAGGGAAAGAGGAGACCAAGAAGGCGGTGATTGACATAAACAAACTGCACCAGATTAAACAAGAAAAAGTTTCTGCTTGGACTATGAAGATACTGGTCGATGTAATTTCTAATTCAGGGTTGTCCACCATTTCCAGTTCTCTAGATGAAACTGATTATTACGGTAACAATGAACAGACTGATAAGGAGATAACTAATGAGATGGAAGCAATTGCAGCTGCCTATCACATATACAGCAATGTGGCCCAGCCTAATTCCAA GTACATTTATGATATAGATCTGAGGAGATTCATGCTTAAGGAGGAGGTCGATTTTGTGTTTCCTCTGATAGATATAGCTGAAACAGGACAGATAGACAAGAAAGCTTTGACAGAATGGGTG GTGAAGGTTTACAATGGTCGAAAAGCTCTAGCCCATGCATTAAATGACACCAAAACAGCTGTGAAGCAACTGAATACCCTTGTTACAGTGATATTAATCGTTATCATTTTAGTAGTCTGGCTACTTTTGGTGGAAATTGCGACAACCAAAGTACTCCTCTTCCTTTCATCACAGCTTGTTGCAGCTGCCTTTTTGTTTGGAAACACCTGCAAAACAATATTTGAAGCTATTATATTCGTATTTGTGATGCATCCATTTGATGTCGGTGATCGTTGTGTCATTGATGGTGTACAG ATGATAGTTGAAGAAATGAACATTTTAACAACAGTCTTCTTGAGATATGATATGGAGAAGATATACTATCCAAATTCAGTCTTGGCCACTAAGCCCATTAGCAACTTCTACAGAAGCCCAGATATGGGAGATTCACTGGAGTTCTCTATTTGCTTTAGAACACCGGTAGAGAAAATCGGGTCTCTAAGAGAGAAGATCAAGAA GTATTTAGAGAGAACTCCTCAGTACTGGCATCCAAACCACAATTTGGTTGTGAAGGAGATTGAGAATGTAAACAAGATAAAGATGGCACTCTTTTTCAATCACACAATGAACTTCCAAGAATTTGGAGAGAAGAACCGGCGAAGATCTGAACTTGTCATAGAAATGAAGAAAATATTTGAGGAGCTAGGTATCAAATACAATCTACTTCCTCAGGAAGTTCAAGTTGTGAATTCAAATGCGGCCAGATGA